One window of Magallana gigas chromosome 2, xbMagGiga1.1, whole genome shotgun sequence genomic DNA carries:
- the LOC105343423 gene encoding early estrogen-induced gene 1 protein isoform X2, which yields MTPISKMMSLFIMKKKRFKFNVNFRLEELSSVPFISGLLFAKIRLLEGGSFLEQSTREEIQNHSVSWKTSYNFQCKVTANASTGFLDPCICRVSVRMDQKGGKAYQKLGFVDINLSEFAGSGQQSRKFLLEGYDSKHRQDNSTIEVTLEMTLISGDPVFKVPRQTTKWYDDLDQTPSSVRIEECSEGSLASNSASSGCGSLPRKDRPNIITGIEPKSGYLCIAQLHDSPEVDMHPQNPDSEGLKSHQRNDSYTSQHSRGSTGYASLGHSRQSSMGSEKNPFATHTRSSSAGSALINDLTKGDRRKKLEELEKGKRVDQTRVNAGEVVDDLFNEFMSSADLGTKNQQSTGLQLQFDKEGNPFVR from the exons ATGACTCCTATCTCAAAAATGATGTCTTTATTCATAATGAAGAAGAAAAGATTTAagtttaatgtcaattttcgactCGAAGAGTTGTCATCAGTACCATTTATTAGCGGATTGCTGTTTGCTAAGATCCGGCTTTTGGAAGGTGGAAGCTTTTTGGAACAAAGTACAAG GGAAGAGATACAGAACCATAGCGTATCATGGAAGACTTCCTACAACTTCCAGTGCAAAGTGACCGCCAACGCCAGCACAGGCTTCCTGGATCCCTGCATCTGTCGGGTGTCCGTGCGCATG GACCAGAAAGGAGGGAAGGCGTATCAGAAGTTAGGCTTTGTTGATATTAATCTGTCCGAGTTTGCTGGATCTGGACAACAATCCAGAAAGTTCTTGTTAGAAGGTTATGATTCCAAGCATCGTCAAGACAACTCAACCATTGAGGTCACCTTAGAAATGACCTTGATCTCTGGTGACCCAGTTTTCAAAGT CCCGCGCCAAACCACCAAGTGGTATGACGATCTCGACCAGACTCCTTCCTCTGTACGCATTGAGGAGTGCAGCGAGGGGAGCCTAGCCTCCAATAGTGCCAGTAGTGGGTGTGGCAGTCTACCCCGCAAAGACCGTCCAAACATCATAACAGGTATCGAACCCAAGTCTGGGTACTTGTGCATAGCCCAGCTACATG ATTCTCCTGAGGTAGATATGCACCCCCAGAATCCAGACAGCGAGGGTCTGAAGAGTCATCAGAGGAATGACAGTTATACTAGTCAGCACTCGCGGGGGTCAACAGGGTACGCTTCCCTCGGACACAGTCGTCAGTCCAGCATGGGCAGCGAAAAGAACCCCTTTGCTACTCACACGAG GAGCTCTAGTGCTGGCTCAGCCCTAATCAATGATCTCACTAAAGGTGACAGGAGAAAG AAACTGGAGGAGTTGGAGAAGGGTAAGCGGGTAGATCAGACACGGGTGAATGCTGGGGAAGTCGTGGATGACCTCTTCAACGAGTTCATGAGTTCAGCAGACCTTGGCACCAAAAACCAGCAAA GTACTGGTCTGCAGCTCCAGTTTGACAAGGAAGGAAATCCCTTTGTAAGGTGA
- the LOC105343423 gene encoding early estrogen-induced gene 1 protein isoform X1, translating into MTPISKMMSLFIMKKKRFKFNVNFRLEELSSVPFISGLLFAKIRLLEGGSFLEQSTREEIQNHSVSWKTSYNFQCKVTANASTGFLDPCICRVSVRMDQKGGKAYQKLGFVDINLSEFAGSGQQSRKFLLEGYDSKHRQDNSTIEVTLEMTLISGDPVFKVPRQTTKWYDDLDQTPSSVRIEECSEGSLASNSASSGCGSLPRKDRPNIITGIEPKSGYLCIAQLHDSPEVDMHPQNPDSEGLKSHQRNDSYTSQHSRGSTGYASLGHSRQSSMGSEKNPFATHTRVLAELCTYWSSSAGSALINDLTKGDRRKKLEELEKGKRVDQTRVNAGEVVDDLFNEFMSSADLGTKNQQSTGLQLQFDKEGNPFVR; encoded by the exons ATGACTCCTATCTCAAAAATGATGTCTTTATTCATAATGAAGAAGAAAAGATTTAagtttaatgtcaattttcgactCGAAGAGTTGTCATCAGTACCATTTATTAGCGGATTGCTGTTTGCTAAGATCCGGCTTTTGGAAGGTGGAAGCTTTTTGGAACAAAGTACAAG GGAAGAGATACAGAACCATAGCGTATCATGGAAGACTTCCTACAACTTCCAGTGCAAAGTGACCGCCAACGCCAGCACAGGCTTCCTGGATCCCTGCATCTGTCGGGTGTCCGTGCGCATG GACCAGAAAGGAGGGAAGGCGTATCAGAAGTTAGGCTTTGTTGATATTAATCTGTCCGAGTTTGCTGGATCTGGACAACAATCCAGAAAGTTCTTGTTAGAAGGTTATGATTCCAAGCATCGTCAAGACAACTCAACCATTGAGGTCACCTTAGAAATGACCTTGATCTCTGGTGACCCAGTTTTCAAAGT CCCGCGCCAAACCACCAAGTGGTATGACGATCTCGACCAGACTCCTTCCTCTGTACGCATTGAGGAGTGCAGCGAGGGGAGCCTAGCCTCCAATAGTGCCAGTAGTGGGTGTGGCAGTCTACCCCGCAAAGACCGTCCAAACATCATAACAGGTATCGAACCCAAGTCTGGGTACTTGTGCATAGCCCAGCTACATG ATTCTCCTGAGGTAGATATGCACCCCCAGAATCCAGACAGCGAGGGTCTGAAGAGTCATCAGAGGAATGACAGTTATACTAGTCAGCACTCGCGGGGGTCAACAGGGTACGCTTCCCTCGGACACAGTCGTCAGTCCAGCATGGGCAGCGAAAAGAACCCCTTTGCTACTCACACGAG ggTATTAGCAGAACTTTGTACCTACTG GAGCTCTAGTGCTGGCTCAGCCCTAATCAATGATCTCACTAAAGGTGACAGGAGAAAG AAACTGGAGGAGTTGGAGAAGGGTAAGCGGGTAGATCAGACACGGGTGAATGCTGGGGAAGTCGTGGATGACCTCTTCAACGAGTTCATGAGTTCAGCAGACCTTGGCACCAAAAACCAGCAAA GTACTGGTCTGCAGCTCCAGTTTGACAAGGAAGGAAATCCCTTTGTAAGGTGA
- the LOC105343423 gene encoding early estrogen-induced gene 1 protein isoform X3: MTPISKMMSLFIMKKKRFKFNVNFRLEELSSVPFISGLLFAKIRLLEGGSFLEQSTREEIQNHSVSWKTSYNFQCKVTANASTGFLDPCICRVSVRMDQKGGKAYQKLGFVDINLSEFAGSGQQSRKFLLEGYDSKHRQDNSTIEVTLEMTLISGDPVFKVPRQTTKWYDDLDQTPSSVRIEECSEGSLASNSASSGCGSLPRKDRPNIITDSPEVDMHPQNPDSEGLKSHQRNDSYTSQHSRGSTGYASLGHSRQSSMGSEKNPFATHTRVLAELCTYWSSSAGSALINDLTKGDRRKKLEELEKGKRVDQTRVNAGEVVDDLFNEFMSSADLGTKNQQSTGLQLQFDKEGNPFVR, encoded by the exons ATGACTCCTATCTCAAAAATGATGTCTTTATTCATAATGAAGAAGAAAAGATTTAagtttaatgtcaattttcgactCGAAGAGTTGTCATCAGTACCATTTATTAGCGGATTGCTGTTTGCTAAGATCCGGCTTTTGGAAGGTGGAAGCTTTTTGGAACAAAGTACAAG GGAAGAGATACAGAACCATAGCGTATCATGGAAGACTTCCTACAACTTCCAGTGCAAAGTGACCGCCAACGCCAGCACAGGCTTCCTGGATCCCTGCATCTGTCGGGTGTCCGTGCGCATG GACCAGAAAGGAGGGAAGGCGTATCAGAAGTTAGGCTTTGTTGATATTAATCTGTCCGAGTTTGCTGGATCTGGACAACAATCCAGAAAGTTCTTGTTAGAAGGTTATGATTCCAAGCATCGTCAAGACAACTCAACCATTGAGGTCACCTTAGAAATGACCTTGATCTCTGGTGACCCAGTTTTCAAAGT CCCGCGCCAAACCACCAAGTGGTATGACGATCTCGACCAGACTCCTTCCTCTGTACGCATTGAGGAGTGCAGCGAGGGGAGCCTAGCCTCCAATAGTGCCAGTAGTGGGTGTGGCAGTCTACCCCGCAAAGACCGTCCAAACATCATAACAG ATTCTCCTGAGGTAGATATGCACCCCCAGAATCCAGACAGCGAGGGTCTGAAGAGTCATCAGAGGAATGACAGTTATACTAGTCAGCACTCGCGGGGGTCAACAGGGTACGCTTCCCTCGGACACAGTCGTCAGTCCAGCATGGGCAGCGAAAAGAACCCCTTTGCTACTCACACGAG ggTATTAGCAGAACTTTGTACCTACTG GAGCTCTAGTGCTGGCTCAGCCCTAATCAATGATCTCACTAAAGGTGACAGGAGAAAG AAACTGGAGGAGTTGGAGAAGGGTAAGCGGGTAGATCAGACACGGGTGAATGCTGGGGAAGTCGTGGATGACCTCTTCAACGAGTTCATGAGTTCAGCAGACCTTGGCACCAAAAACCAGCAAA GTACTGGTCTGCAGCTCCAGTTTGACAAGGAAGGAAATCCCTTTGTAAGGTGA